The Haliotis asinina isolate JCU_RB_2024 chromosome 3, JCU_Hal_asi_v2, whole genome shotgun sequence genome segment AAGTACAGCTGACCGTCCTCTAAGTGGAAGACCGTCTCTGACAACATTGAGGCAAATCGGCAGATTGTCCGTCATCACCTGCCAAACCGTTTCGCTCGGACTACGAAAACTACATGGACAACCACTGGCAATCGCCAGAGACCAATCAGTGCCTACACAGTGCGGAGGCGTTTGTGGCAGAGAAACGTCAAATGCCGCAGTCCTTACTGGGGTCCAATCGTCACTGTTCGACATCGTCGTGGCCGTTTCCAGTGGACTACACATCATTAGAATTGGCGTCACCAGGAGTGGCGAACTGTAGTCTTATCCGGCGAAAGCCGGTATTGAGTCTCGACGCAGAGTGAGAGTGTGGCGACGACGCGGTGAGCGTTTCACAGATGATTGTGTCCTTGAAAGAGAATCGTAGGGAGGACCGAACATAACAGTGTGGGGTGCTGCTGCTCTCAATCACAGACTAGGCCCTATGGTGTTCTAGAATATTGGCCCTGGTAGAGGAAATGGTGTAACACCTGCCCGTTACATTGATCAAGTACCGAGACTCTGCGTCGTATCACATTTTGGTCGTCATAGAAACCACGTCTTCCAGGAGGGCAACGCCCGCCCCCATACCACCAGAACAACTAGACAGACTTTCTCCGTCAACATGGCATACACATTCTTCAATGGTCTGTCCTCAGTCCAGACTTTAACCCGATAGAACATTAATTTGTGGGATGAGATTCAGAGGAGGCTCAATGATGTGCGACCAAGGACGACAACTGCAGCTGAACTCTCTCTGGCATATCACCGAGTCTGGGCGCAAGTTCAAATGGCCCTCATCAACAGTCTCCTCCACTCCATGCCTACAGACGATTCAACGTTGTTGTGAACGTTCAAGGAGGCCATACACGGTTTTGAATTTCGGATCGCATTGTCGCGCCACCTGTCGTTATTTTTACTTATAATGGTCTGAAATTCTTTTCTGGGTGTTGATGATCaaaaatgtcagtttgtaaatCTTTCCGacaattattatgttatttacaGGTGTTGGAATTAACCTGATTACCAATTTCAAAGAGGGAGTGACTTTTTTTTGCGGTACATTGTACAAGGAGTGTCCCTTTTATGGCCCCTAATGAGACACTGAGGAAATTCCAATAAGATTCCGAAAAGAATTCTGCCTAAAATCAGATTGTCTTAAATGAAACATCTATACCTTAACTGCATCTGGTACCTTATGTGGTGTCACACTTCTCGCGTATGTGTTTTGGGCTCTTTTAGCTTTCCAACGTACGCACGACTAATTCTTTCACCCCCGACACCTTCTGGTTCCTTTCCCTGAGATAAGTACGGAGGTCTTTCACTGTCATGCCTTCAAAATTATATCCTCTTCTCTATGTAAATCATTAAGAACATCCGCCATCTTTGATCAAATACTAACCGGAAGGGTGTGAGTTggaggggagacaactctaagtTACCTTTTAAGTGGATGTAACAACAATTTTCTGAAAGTCGAATATGCATCTTGTCCAAAGTGGATTGTCGACTGATCACGTGTTGGTGTCTCTGGACAGTATGTGTGTCCATTCTTCCATGGCCGATAAGCATTTGTAAATGTTACGTCATGTGTTTGAGGGAATAGCGTCTGTGGATTTGACCCTAAAATCTTTCAGGTGCCATTTATTTATGGCTACTATAAAATATCCTGATGTCTCAGTTTCTGCTGATTAACCGGTGGTCCTGTTTGGGAAGGTACTGAGACAGTTCAGAATTACCCTGACTAGGCAAGGTTATTTCTGGGATTGTCGACACACTTCATTCCAAGGTTTTTCAATTTTCTTTTGCCAGTAGATCGCATGGTAAATCTCGTCCGTACACTTTGGCATGAAAGTGAACAAAGTGCGATTGACAAAGTTAGGTTCTCACAAAGGCGCCAGTGTTAGCACATCCTGACTTCAGTCCTAATGCTGCTGCATCTGTCGTGCAGACAGACGCCAGTAAAACTGATTTAGCTGAGGTTCTTCCGCAGAATGATCACACAGTTTGCCATGCttcaaaaaagtaaaaaaagtCAAACACTGAACAGAATTATTCCACTGAACACAACGGAATTAACGAGTATACATTATTAATGGTAGGAAAATGCTAATCAAAACAAGCCATAGTCCTTTGACATTTATTATGTAATCAAAATGTCCCCAGGATGGTGTTTAGAACTTTCAGGTTATCAGTATGATGTGGAATATATACCTGGGAAAGATAATTCTTTGAATTCAAGTGAATTACCAGTCTATGCCTTATCAACAGATAAGCAGTATACTGTTATCAAGCGTGCTCATGATCTTGCTCACTTCTGTGTGATACATACATGGAATTTAGCAAGGATGACTTGCAAGTCTAATACGCAGAGACAAATTCGGAAATACTTCAGTCAGGGTTCAGCATGTATAGAAGATACTCATGCTGTGCCATCGAGTTCTACTGGTGTAACTCGGAGAGCTTCTGTACCATGGCAAACTATCCTCTGTGATTTTGTCTGACCTCTTCCTACATCATCGATGGTAGGTCAGGTAACGTGTGTCGTCTCTGCAGCAGTGTTCTTTCTTGAAGGGAGGGAATAGCAGACATGAGTTGTCTGTGGGGACTGTGTTCAATGAAAAATACTCGACCCAAACATGTACGTCGAGAAGAAACGTGAGGGAGGCAATCTAGAAACTTTGTAATTAACGCCAGCGTTGCCGTTAAAACTCTCACCGGTACCGTATCTCGTCAGAGATTTTGTTGAGTAAAATGATTGGTGTAAATCTATGTGTAAATTCTACCTCAGCTGATATCCAAATGTTTTAGTTAGTAAAGATTTTGTGATCTTAAATTCAACCGGGGAGGAATGTGAGATGATAACATGAGAAGGGTGGTCCCTTTCAGAATGGCGATACTCGTGGATCATACACGTAAATCCAGTGTGTTGTGAATGGGTTGACCGGGGGTGCATATTGTTTTGTGCACTGTTTTGCCATTTAGAGTAATTGTTTCATGTGCCGGGCATCTTGATTGTTATCTACTACAACTTACAAATGATTTGTTAAGAAGGTGTCGTGATTCAAAACCCACGAAAATTGTTAGTAGATTCCTCTCCCTTTTCAGTTCCTGATAAATTTGGCTCTTATGTTTTCATCTTTCTCTTTTTAAAATTTTCTTcaaggtttttgttttttagtttGGTTCAGTGGTCCGCAAGTGCCCTTCATAGTTCGTTTTAGAACATCCATATTTCTTATTCCCTCTCCGGTCAGCTTATTGGAtgattattttaaaaatcaacAATCGTGTTAACAAAACCAGCTGATTGTGTGTTCAACCAGTTATCATTTGTGTTTTCGTGACGTGTTACAGTTTCTGAAATTTCAAGGGAGAATTGTGGAGCTTCAAAACTGACTGTTCCAACCTGCGTTTTGTTATGTTGAATGAAATAGCTATATAGTATCATCCGTAAATATCGTATGATGAGATAGTATCACAAAACTGCCGACCCGAGTCACTCGGAACCATGTTTCCACGTAATTCAACGTGGAGTCTGTTAGAAGTTTATCAGAGGTCTGTAGCATGCTGTTATTAACATTATAACTGATGCTATTCGTGAAATAATAGTATGCCAATGCCATCATGCAGTTATTTTCATACTGGATTACCGACCAGATTGCCGCAATGTTACGAACTCATGCCACTTAACAGGTTAACAATCCAAACATCCGAATCTGTATTTTCCCTTTGTCTCCAATATCACCTACATGTCCATGCACTTGTCTGAGTTCGTATTAGATTCGAGCACGGATACATTTTGACTAACGTTACCTCGTAATAGATACAGGATAGACGGTGCCATGGAGGACATTTGTCTTCACGATAATACTTTCTTAACAACCAGCGACATAGATCTCACGTGCATAGGTCTGAATTATATAACTGGGAGATTTGTTAAGGAGAGTaaacatttactcactcaaCTGGAACATAAGGAAACAACCCAAATATATGCTTATGTTTATTGTCACCAGGTTTACAGGTCAACGTTCAGTTCTGGATTGCAGTGAGCTGTAAGGGGTGACCATCAGAACAGGCTCCACTATGGCCATCGCAACTCTTCATCTGAAAACGTGTTGTGCCCGGTTTGACGTAGATCTCAACTTGATGACTGTGCCCAGAGTTGAAGGATGTCTTGACGGTGACGGCCTGCCCTGCACCGAGCGACTCCATCTGTGCAAAGGTGAGTGTAATATTGTGGGTGTGATTGCCGTGAGCTTGGTCTGATGGACCTACAAGGAAGTGGACACTGGGCTGTGCTTTGTCAGTGACTGGTACCTCGTCAATGTGGATTGGGTCCTTCTCAAACGCCGCAGAGTTCGACTGTATTTTCATGGTGATGTCCTTAAGAGCATCCAATTCCTTCCAGACACTCAGACCCTCTCCGTGCACTGGAAGAATGGGATAACGAGTCCTCACTGATCCAATTCCTGGGATTTCCGGAAGTATGGTGCGCATtcctgatgccatcacctttcttGGGGTTCCGTTTGAGTCTAAAACACCCACCACTCGATGAGCTTGGTTGTCCTTGTCCAAAGCAGCCGTGTCAAAGAACTGTTCAGGTGTATGATACCAGTGCATACTGTTGGAGCCATCAAATGCTGTGGCCTGGGTCATCCCACCCTGTCTGTTGTTGGCAGTGACAGATTTTGCATAGTTGGTGTTGTAATCACCCTTGTATTGGATCGAGTATGGGTTCCAGTTGTGTAGAGGGGTCAGGTATACTATTTCAAGTGGTATAGCAGCAGTATACCGTCTCGTGATGGGACCACACTCTGTTTTCCGAGTGGTCATGTTCTTATGACAGTCTATGAAGGTCATGCTTGCCACCTCGTGATGGGTAGTCTGTGAAATGAAGAAGTACGAATCAGCAAATCCCCTGTGTACAATCTTCACTCCCATTGCCCCATTATCTTTCACCTTGTACCACCGGTGATAGAATGCCGTGTTGAGGGGAGTAAAGTTCGCAAACTTGATTTCATTGACTGTCTCTCTGAGAAAAGAATCGTGAATAAGTGCGCCGTAATTATCTTTGCCTGGGATCTCTTGCATGACCTTGTCCAACAACCCATAGATATAGCTTCGATCATCTGTCTTTTCATTGAGGTCAAACCTGGCTCCAGGACTGTCCCTGTAGTCATCCAAAGTCATGTTGTTGGCCATCCTAACGTTCAAATCGTCCACCAGTTTGAGGTTCTTCAGTGGCAAGTCCTCGCTGAGGGGATGGCAGGCGACTCGGTAGTTCCACTGGGCAGTATCTATTGTACCATTGACAACGTTCATGACATAGCGGGGTAAGTAGGCGAAGTCTTGGCTGCTGCTTTGAATACCAGAATATCCTGAAAATCTGCAATGAGTTTTGGAAAGTGTTGCTGTAGCAAGAAAATGTCCAATGTAAATCAACGTCTTTCATATCGGCAGATGTGTAatagtaaaaaaaataatattgaaaACATTCTAAGCTGATATCATTGAGTTTGTATGAAAGCAGTAGCCAGGTAATAACGAAGTATAAGATCATGgaaactgtttttgttttttgtttttataaaaaaaaataaccaaTTCAGTGTGTATCTGTTTATATACTGTCGTGGTATAGCAGCTATTGTCCATGTAGGAACATATCAGTCTAGACCAGTTTCAACTGAATTTGCTGTAAAAGTCTCTGGTCACCATAAACCATGAAATTTGGAGTACGTTTTCTAAGGTGAACGTTTATATCCAATTTCAGTTTCAGAAACATTAACCTTACGGATCCTTTTCCACAGTAcctactgaatgaatttgatcaGGTGTGACTAACCTGGCCTTCTGCAGCATTTCTCCTTAGTTAAAGAAAGATTAACTCAACGCATCCTTTTCCTACAATATGTACTGAATATATTTACCAGGGTGTGACTAACCTGGCCTTCTGCAGCAGTTCGTCCTGCGTCAAGGCATCAAAATGATGTAAGTTTGTCTCAGAAGGCTCATACAGCTTCTGTAAATCTTTCATCATGAATCCCTCCAGGTAGCACAGCACTGGCGTGAAGTGGCTCTTGTATGGTCTGTGGGTCTCGTTCTGATTCTGCCAGGCAGAGAACCACTCTCGCATCTCCGCCGCTTGTTCAGCGACGGTGTTTAGACGAGTGATGACATTGGGAACGGGTGGGAAGGGTACATCTCTCACTGCATTCATAATGTTCCTGTTGTCTGGCATTTGGAGCTTGTAGTCGTTGTGTCTGGAGAAAAGATGGATGTGGTGAAACAGGAGCAAGCGTGAGTGAATGAAGGTATAATACTAGCAGTAGTTCTGATACAGGCACCAGGAAGATTTGTTAAATACTGGTATGTAACTAACATACCTCTTACCAGACTTGTTGGCAAAATACCAGTAAGATTTATCAATGTAACCATCCGATACCCATGTAACAATACATAAGATGCAACGCATGCCTATAGCCAAGATAATTGAGAGCCGAAAAGAATACGTTTGGTTGCAACTTTTAAGACACCTTAGAGACAGTACTGGCAGTAACTGTAGATACAGTCAACAACGCTTGAGTCTATATTTGATGTGTTGAACAAACTGTTGTCGCGAAGTAGGGCGGTTGATCCTAACATGCCTTATTAACCGACAATATCCGGTTGTGCTGAATCACTGATAGGTGGAAGTATTTACATTCCTGCCTTCACATTAGACACAAGTATGTTTGACTTGATATCTTGTTGGATCCAAACCTTGTCCTGAAATCTATGCCATTGAGGACGACGCCCAGTTCCCCAAGTCCCATCGTTCGGTATTGATCAGGATGGTCATGAATGGACCCAGCTAATTGACCCGAGTGAGAGTCACTGTGATATGGCCTTGGTCCCACCCTTGTGTACCGGATCTGCTTCACGCCAGAGTTGTAGCCGCCCCGGATCCGCTCATTGAAGAACAACTGTTGAAGCATGATCTGCCTAGCAACAGTTTCCAACAGTTTCTCCAAGTCGTCCATCTTCTCATGCATTAAGTCTTCAGGAGTCTTTGGTTTCGGAGTTGTTGTGGTGTGGTGCCAGTGGGCAGCCATTGCACTACCCGCCAGGCACACCAAAGCAAGTACAAGATGAAAATTcatctaaaatatattaaacaacTGTGTGGTATTACGTTGTGATATCGCAAATATCAACAGTCCAGTCTTGTCGCCAATAACTATGCATAACTCCACGGAGATTCGGAACAGTGATCTGAAGTTATTTAGTTTTATCATGTAATCATTTTCTTCTGGCTACCTGATTAGTCTAGAGGCGGTCACCTGACTGTCGACAGAAACTAGTGTGCATGGTAAAATCATTAAATCATTATCTTTATCGCACCAAGATAATAAGCCATTAAGCTAACATAAGCTTTAGAGTTACGGTGTGATTTATATGGCTCCTTCAGAAATTGTATGTAAGTTCGCTACTTACCATTCTGACTTCTGACAGGCCAATAATTTGCTGGAACTTTATACATTTCTCTTATCCAACATGCTATCGATAGATTACAGGCTGTTATTCTAGTCCGATTTATCACGAAAAGATACCAAGCTGTTGTGCTCAGACAGGGTTATCTCCCTGCATCTGACATCAGCCCATCCCGCAGACAAGCTATCTGGGGAAAACACCACAAACTTTTACACATGAACTCACCCACCAAATTTTCTTGTATGAAACGAATATACACAAAAGACAATTGAAGATTTTATGACGTTTTAATAACTTCATTCTTTTAATTTGTCCCATTTTTAACGCTTTATTGAAATGACATCTGCCAGCATTTGATACTGGCttaaggtactgtttacaaatgaactgatgtattgtgaaacaaattaGTAACGTTTAAAGATTATTGCCATGAGTTCAATAACTTATGGAACTCCGGGTCCGTGATATGGGGAATTCTTGActaactttacaccaaaacgtaGCTGTTTatatgcacgatatttgcaaaagcttttcagcaatttgatgcatgttcCGTGTGCATGTCATCTGTATAAGCTTTGCGATTGATTCCCTCAAGTTTGTGGCGAAAATACTCTTCTCTGTAaccatatatttacatgtactgtATACTGAATGCTTTAGGTGAGTcttaacttttgatgggtagtatatattgaACAGCGGAAACGTGTAGATGCTACAGTTAATGTGTAAAGTCAGGCATTGAAATTTTCAATCCATTTACAAATGAGGGAGCGGGTGTCTTTTATATTCTCCAGAGTTGAATCCGAAGATCACAAAACATCACTTGCATTATAAAAACGAAACAGCATCTGTAGTAATATGGAAGCTTATGTTCCACTGCTCAGTAATAGATataatgtacaatgtacaatgtacaacTTATTGTATTTAGTAGATGTACATCGGCTGTTTCTTCAGATTCCACTCGAAGCGTCAATATGACAATATTACGTATTCCCATGTATCATGGTTGTCATGTATACTCTTCCAAAAAGttggggaactgtactttcaatgtacgattgtcggaATTGGGAGATATATAGGATTAAATCAATGCTTAAAATATATGCTTTCAGAATGCATCagcacatggatttcattcaaagaagAGCTGTTAGTTCAGTTCCTCCCCTTGGTatgtgactggagtatgacctgaaaatttcaggtttacaattttcattcAGGAGTGTGTGATCGACCCTGATAACCCTGAACATGAACAGAAGCAAGAAAACTATAGGAAAAATGGTCTACCGTGATTCATGAAAAAAAGCCACTGAAAAAACGTCAAGAATAATATGACAAACATAGCAATGTCGATTACAGTGGTCACATGTTTTTACATTTTTGCAAGGGTCGTCttgaattattattatgtttttgtGATTAGGATAGAATGCTACAGAGAGGGTTTGcatgatcctggcacagtcaggttggtaaagctcatcatcaactcagggccctcgccccctctacacgcagcccagacagcgaatggggcttctcccaggaaacactgcctagtcgaacccatcaagcactttccggagaatatgaaggctccccaacactgcagcctttcgcattacccagattgtcctCGGTGGAGAACTCAAGCACCCTCCTGATAGGCGCCAAGAGTTCAGGAgttaccaaaccaagggcaccaagaacaatggggaacctgatgacagtgtacttgggatgcaagcgagacatttcaaaggcgaggtccgcggATATTTATCaagcttttcctgaatcttgccaatcacattgctggcAATAGGGACAggaaattcaatgatataaataatttcattggttttataaAAAAGGACCATATCAggaaattctatgatataaataatttcattggttttatcaaaaaggacaagatcaggtttgttggctggaattcgtctcaggctgtatattggcctattccataGTTTGAaggcatcattttccaggacgccctggacatgttcagggtcgtaccatggatggacctcggggtcaaagccacaggcatggcggagacgatgataaaagcagcgagccatgccatcatgtcttttaagataagctgtttgtgccaaggaagggcatccactgacaaggtgttggacagtctctgtgaattcactgctaagacgacatttcatgttcacaatttgaataagaatcacattctgacgattgcgagtgggaagtgactggtcctgagcagcaaaaaggaagccctcagtttcacgtctgagaccagctgacttcatccaggcgaaggagtcgattggattgctgttctgttccacacactgcatgtacacacgatgcaatggcttctcagacagcttttccacaaaggaccgactctgagcagacttagtaaaggacttcacctggtttactcccatcgctgtaccgtccagcagtacattgcaatcaacaaaattaatctcaactttcaaattgtgtccaacatccttggcacgcttaaaatagctgtggaattccttgctttcatcgtgagtcttgacgtgcatcacaagaggatcatccgataaataaatatgtgcaaaagtgcacattaaGATTCTAGCATGAAGAACCTCCACATCAATCAAACccgacctcctgaattgattggcatatataaacgattaagagaggaacgagggtgatgtgctctgttatcagacattaTCCTTCTGGTCAgaggtcaagactctggatgtctgttTTGTCCAGTAAAccactccaaaggaataggagaggactggcacagcaaaagtattggtagctttgaccttgtttcgagcatttagctctgagctccagattttcttcaaacgagatttatactcggcccgaagtttatcttgaatctgggcattctggagcttgtctcgaacttacattccaagataggtgtatgcctgatcttccacaagatgctcaataactcctcccccttgtaacctgaccgatcaatcattggttaccttgccacgtttcaaatgaagagtattgcatttgtcgagtccaaatgtcatgccaatattactagaaaaggactcgacaaggagaacctgttctttcataTTGGTATacgtatctcctttggcaaggagctcgatg includes the following:
- the LOC137277016 gene encoding uncharacterized protein, with the translated sequence MMNFHLVLALVCLAGSAMAAHWHHTTTTPKPKTPEDLMHEKMDDLEKLLETVARQIMLQQLFFNERIRGGYNSGVKQIRYTRVGPRPYHSDSHSGQLAGSIHDHPDQYRTMGLGELGVVLNGIDFRTRHNDYKLQMPDNRNIMNAVRDVPFPPVPNVITRLNTVAEQAAEMREWFSAWQNQNETHRPYKSHFTPVLCYLEGFMMKDLQKLYEPSETNLHHFDALTQDELLQKARFSGYSGIQSSSQDFAYLPRYVMNVVNGTIDTAQWNYRVACHPLSEDLPLKNLKLVDDLNVRMANNMTLDDYRDSPGARFDLNEKTDDRSYIYGLLDKVMQEIPGKDNYGALIHDSFLRETVNEIKFANFTPLNTAFYHRWYKVKDNGAMGVKIVHRGFADSYFFISQTTHHEVASMTFIDCHKNMTTRKTECGPITRRYTAAIPLEIVYLTPLHNWNPYSIQYKGDYNTNYAKSVTANNRQGGMTQATAFDGSNSMHWYHTPEQFFDTAALDKDNQAHRVVGVLDSNGTPRKVMASGMRTILPEIPGIGSVRTRYPILPVHGEGLSVWKELDALKDITMKIQSNSAAFEKDPIHIDEVPVTDKAQPSVHFLVGPSDQAHGNHTHNITLTFAQMESLGAGQAVTVKTSFNSGHSHQVEIYVKPGTTRFQMKSCDGHSGACSDGHPLQLTAIQN